A window of the Bacteroides thetaiotaomicron VPI-5482 genome harbors these coding sequences:
- a CDS encoding SusC/RagA family TonB-linked outer membrane protein produces MKKIKRILSISALLVCGVANTWGQGGQKLTGKILSATNQPVEGAIVTVLDTMNVTTNKEGAFQFEVKDLSKAGEISVWAPGYFSVKQLIRERSNIVITLIPENQYKYNETMILPFRREGEMQLEDYTAATNIAKKDFMPGTTKIDRALTGQVAGLQVKRSSGMPGEGSYYNLRGIRTLTGDNAPLIVINGVPHMPDKTPSALIDGFTRDIFQFYHLQDIQNITILKGAEAAMYGSMGSNGVILIETDGTASNDLETRVSYYGSYGINWNDKRMPVMGLDDYKQYLADMGMTISKDPQNFYNNFPFMQNPNDPRYNYLYNNNTDWQDLIYKNTASTDHLFRVEGGDNIAKYDLSLGYYRENGLMDNTSMERFHTLLNANVLVNKQLNIFATVGLAYMNGHYQMQGMDITTNPILAAYARSPFLSPYEKDREGNTLKTYASHFYGRSKSRDYSVSNPLAIVNTLDSRNRQYDLNMKAGIAYNPFRELTLTGTVGLYYNYDNEHLFIPGASEATIVPLSDKYGLRNNAVSDGVAVTTNFFANLNASYKKTFNYVHQLNAIAGWQLMTTKNEYDAGEGRNTGNDFYQTLGSTIDGRRFLGYINSWNWTNFYGHADYTYNNMVQASVNIAVDAASSTGTDVARFYTYPSVGVTLLGKGWKPLLDATWLNKLNVRAEYGLTGNSRFSSQMGGYYYSTVPYMQLSTIVRSNIPNVSLKPEKNASLNLGLDLSVLNNRLNVSFDYYNNQISDMISAMPLSSVYGSVPYYANVGKLENTGIELSVQASLVRTRNFEWIVGGNITRSRDKIKSLGGEEQIVLSYDNGVQMVNRVGESPYQFYGYQADGVYSTQAEADAANLSNRTGRRYNAGDVRFVDQNGDNRIDDKDRILLGSAAPSYFGGFYTQLKYKGFALSAEFSYSKDNIAYNAVRQQLEAVSTTNNQSIAAVNRWTVEGQKTDMPKATWKDPVGNSYFSSRWMEDASYLRMKNVTLSYTFSKTLWNFFRSGTIYVTGENLLTFTDYLGMDPEFSYSYAENMQGFDNAKLMQPKTVKMGVNLKF; encoded by the coding sequence ATGAAAAAGATAAAAAGAATACTTAGTATTTCTGCGCTACTCGTATGTGGGGTGGCAAATACATGGGGACAAGGAGGCCAGAAACTAACAGGTAAGATTTTGTCAGCGACAAATCAGCCGGTTGAAGGCGCCATTGTCACAGTACTGGATACGATGAATGTAACTACAAACAAAGAAGGTGCATTCCAGTTTGAAGTGAAGGATCTTTCTAAAGCTGGCGAGATTTCTGTATGGGCTCCGGGGTATTTCTCCGTGAAACAGCTAATCAGAGAACGTTCGAATATTGTGATTACTTTGATTCCGGAAAATCAATATAAATATAATGAGACTATGATTCTCCCCTTCCGTCGGGAAGGGGAAATGCAGTTGGAGGACTATACGGCTGCTACTAATATCGCTAAGAAAGATTTTATGCCGGGAACTACGAAGATTGATCGCGCATTGACAGGACAAGTTGCCGGTTTACAAGTGAAACGCAGTAGTGGTATGCCGGGAGAAGGCAGTTATTATAACTTGCGAGGGATCCGCACATTGACTGGTGATAACGCTCCTTTGATTGTGATAAACGGTGTGCCCCACATGCCCGATAAAACACCTTCGGCACTGATTGATGGCTTTACACGCGATATCTTCCAGTTTTATCATTTGCAGGATATACAGAATATCACTATATTGAAAGGTGCTGAGGCGGCCATGTATGGTTCAATGGGCTCCAATGGTGTAATCTTGATCGAAACAGACGGTACGGCATCCAATGACTTGGAGACGCGAGTAAGCTATTATGGATCATACGGAATCAACTGGAATGATAAGCGGATGCCGGTGATGGGACTGGATGACTACAAACAGTATCTGGCAGATATGGGAATGACTATTTCTAAGGACCCGCAGAACTTTTATAACAATTTTCCTTTCATGCAGAATCCGAACGATCCACGTTACAACTATCTGTATAACAATAATACAGATTGGCAGGATTTGATTTACAAGAACACCGCTTCCACCGATCATCTTTTTAGAGTAGAAGGTGGTGATAATATTGCTAAGTACGACCTATCATTAGGGTATTACCGCGAGAATGGCCTGATGGATAACACAAGTATGGAACGTTTTCATACATTATTGAATGCTAATGTATTGGTCAATAAACAACTGAATATTTTTGCAACGGTAGGTTTGGCTTATATGAACGGACATTATCAGATGCAGGGCATGGATATTACGACGAATCCTATATTGGCAGCTTACGCAAGATCTCCTTTCCTGAGTCCATATGAAAAAGACCGCGAGGGAAATACGTTAAAGACTTACGCATCGCATTTCTATGGACGGAGCAAGAGCCGAGATTACAGTGTCAGCAATCCTTTAGCTATCGTTAACACGTTGGATTCTCGCAATCGCCAATATGATCTGAATATGAAAGCCGGTATCGCATACAACCCTTTCCGTGAACTGACACTGACCGGAACAGTAGGTCTGTATTATAATTACGATAACGAACATCTCTTTATCCCCGGAGCAAGCGAAGCCACTATAGTGCCGCTAAGCGATAAATATGGTTTGCGAAATAATGCGGTAAGCGACGGAGTAGCTGTAACAACAAACTTTTTCGCCAACTTGAATGCAAGTTATAAGAAAACATTCAATTATGTTCATCAGTTGAATGCAATAGCCGGATGGCAGTTGATGACTACTAAAAACGAATATGATGCAGGAGAAGGGCGCAACACTGGCAATGACTTTTACCAGACATTAGGCAGCACGATTGACGGAAGACGCTTCTTGGGTTATATCAATAGCTGGAACTGGACAAACTTTTACGGACACGCCGACTATACTTACAATAATATGGTACAGGCATCTGTGAATATAGCTGTTGATGCAGCTTCTTCTACCGGTACGGATGTAGCTCGTTTCTATACATATCCGTCAGTAGGAGTAACCTTGCTGGGAAAAGGATGGAAACCGCTTCTTGATGCTACATGGCTCAATAAGTTGAATGTACGTGCCGAATACGGACTGACAGGTAACTCACGCTTCTCTTCACAGATGGGTGGATACTATTATTCTACAGTGCCTTACATGCAGTTGTCAACCATCGTTCGTTCTAATATTCCGAACGTATCATTGAAACCGGAGAAGAATGCTTCTTTGAATCTCGGATTGGATTTGTCTGTATTAAACAATCGCCTGAACGTATCTTTTGATTATTACAACAATCAAATCAGCGATATGATCTCAGCCATGCCTCTTTCATCCGTTTATGGATCGGTTCCTTATTATGCGAATGTAGGTAAGTTGGAGAATACAGGTATAGAGTTGTCAGTGCAGGCTTCATTGGTGCGCACTCGTAATTTCGAGTGGATCGTAGGTGGAAACATCACTCGCTCCAGAGATAAGATCAAGTCATTGGGTGGTGAAGAACAAATTGTGTTGAGTTACGATAATGGTGTGCAGATGGTCAACCGTGTGGGAGAATCTCCTTACCAATTCTACGGTTATCAGGCTGACGGAGTATATTCCACACAAGCTGAAGCTGACGCTGCAAATCTCAGTAACCGTACCGGACGTCGTTATAATGCCGGAGATGTACGTTTTGTAGATCAGAATGGCGATAACCGTATTGACGATAAAGACCGTATTCTTCTTGGCAGTGCTGCTCCCTCGTACTTTGGAGGTTTCTATACACAATTGAAATATAAAGGATTTGCTCTTTCTGCAGAGTTCTCATATTCAAAAGACAACATCGCATACAATGCTGTCAGACAACAATTGGAGGCTGTGTCTACTACCAACAACCAAAGTATTGCAGCCGTAAACCGTTGGACAGTAGAAGGACAGAAGACCGATATGCCGAAGGCAACATGGAAAGATCCTGTGGGCAACAGCTATTTCTCTTCTCGCTGGATGGAAGATGCATCTTACCTGAGAATGAAGAATGTGACATTAAGCTATACTTTCTCTAAAACACTTTGGAATTTCTTCCGTTCGGGAACAATATATGTGACAGGCGAGAACCTGTTGACCTTCACCGATTATTTGGGAATGGACCCTGAATTCTCTTATTCTTATGCTGAGAATATGCAAGGTTTTGATAATGCAAAGCTAATGCAACCCAAAACAGTGAAAATGGGCGTTAATTTAAAATTCTAA
- a CDS encoding DUF6250 domain-containing protein, translated as MKSISIFLFLLITLASNAQDNKTSGLNARQFHKYWKVESESPDYKVTFRGDTAEILSPKGLTLWRKEKMSGKVTIEYDACVVVEAEGDRLSDLNCFWMASDPQYPDNIWKREKWRNGIFLNCYSLQLYYMGYGGNHNSTTRFRRYDGNEAAVTNAKARPAILKEYTDADHLLEANKWYHIKITNENNRVSYYINGVRLVDFRDAEPLTEGWFGFRTTLSRTRIANFHYECSSQETSEIPLHWIGNTPQQNKAVSLGVPFNEGELYPEHTLQLMTDKGEMLPTDTWALAYWPDGSVKWKGIAGVIPKNTEKLLLKKTGKKSKEKASSRTADDRSNKLSLSVVETPQSIRIETGIISAYIPRQGDFMIDSLFREGVKVGEKARLVCNTQSEPVLENTSQITFTNYTGRLTSATVERIGKVRTLVKLEGTHRSETGREWLPFVVRLYFYAGSEQIKIVHSFVYDGDQNKDFIRALGIRMDAPMREALYNRHVAFSCANGGVWSEPVQPLAGRRKLTLGKEDTLSLQQQQMDGKRIPPYEAFDGKNRDLLDNWASWNDYRLSQLSADAFSIRKRANDNNPWIGTFSGTRSGGYAFVGDITGGLGLCLHDFWQSYPSSLEISGAKTSSATITAWLWSPEGEPMDLRHYDNVAHDLNASYEDVQEGMSTPYGIARTTTLTLIPQKGYAGKKAFADVAESLSEPGILLPTPDYLHAQQAFGVWSLPDRSTSFRARVEDRLDAYIDFYRKAIEQNKWYGFWNYGDVMHAYDPVRHTWRYDIGGFAWDNTELASNMWLWYNFLRTGREDIWRMAEAMTRHTAEVDVYHIGPNAGLGSRHNVSHWGCGAKEARISQAAWNRFYYYLTTDERCGDLMTEVKDADQKLYELDPMRLAQPRSEYPCTAPARLRIGPDWLAYAGNWMTEWERTGNTVYRDKIVAGMKSIAALPNRIFTGPKALGFDPATGIITSECDPKLESSNHLMTIMGGFEVMNEMIRMIDLPEWKDAWLDHAARYKQKAWELNHSRFRISRLMAYAAYHKRDALMAKEAWEDLFTRLEHTPAPPFRITKLFPPEVPAPLDECVSISTNDAALWSLDAIYMQEVIPMDE; from the coding sequence ATGAAAAGCATATCTATTTTTTTGTTCTTGCTTATTACTTTGGCATCGAACGCCCAAGATAATAAAACCTCCGGACTCAACGCCCGCCAGTTTCATAAATACTGGAAAGTAGAGTCCGAATCTCCGGATTATAAAGTAACCTTTCGTGGTGATACCGCTGAAATTCTTTCTCCCAAAGGCTTAACTCTTTGGCGAAAAGAAAAGATGAGTGGCAAGGTAACCATTGAGTACGATGCGTGTGTCGTTGTTGAGGCAGAAGGCGATCGCTTGAGTGACTTGAATTGTTTTTGGATGGCTTCGGACCCTCAATACCCCGATAATATCTGGAAACGTGAGAAATGGCGTAATGGCATCTTTCTGAACTGTTATTCCCTGCAACTTTACTATATGGGATACGGTGGGAATCATAATTCTACTACACGTTTTCGCCGTTATGACGGCAACGAAGCGGCTGTTACAAATGCAAAAGCCCGTCCCGCAATCTTGAAAGAATATACAGATGCCGACCATTTGTTGGAGGCAAACAAGTGGTATCATATCAAGATAACGAATGAAAATAATAGGGTTAGTTATTATATAAATGGAGTGCGATTGGTGGATTTCCGCGATGCCGAACCCCTTACGGAAGGTTGGTTCGGCTTTCGTACCACCTTGTCCCGAACTCGTATCGCCAATTTTCATTATGAATGTTCGTCGCAGGAAACTTCTGAAATACCATTACACTGGATCGGTAATACTCCGCAGCAAAACAAAGCGGTAAGTCTGGGAGTTCCCTTCAATGAAGGAGAATTATACCCGGAGCACACTTTGCAGCTGATGACCGATAAAGGTGAAATGCTTCCGACAGATACTTGGGCATTGGCCTACTGGCCCGATGGTTCTGTGAAATGGAAAGGGATAGCCGGAGTTATTCCGAAAAATACGGAGAAACTGCTACTCAAAAAGACCGGAAAAAAGTCAAAAGAAAAAGCATCTTCAAGGACTGCCGATGATCGTAGCAATAAATTATCCCTATCTGTTGTTGAAACACCTCAAAGTATCCGCATAGAGACAGGAATTATTTCCGCTTACATCCCTCGTCAGGGAGATTTTATGATTGACAGTCTGTTCCGTGAAGGAGTGAAAGTCGGTGAAAAAGCACGTCTTGTATGCAACACTCAAAGCGAACCGGTCCTTGAAAATACTTCTCAAATCACTTTTACTAACTATACCGGAAGATTGACATCGGCCACAGTAGAACGTATAGGTAAGGTGCGGACACTCGTCAAACTGGAAGGCACCCACAGAAGTGAAACCGGACGGGAGTGGCTTCCGTTCGTAGTCCGTCTCTACTTCTACGCCGGAAGTGAGCAGATCAAGATCGTACATAGCTTTGTGTACGACGGAGATCAAAATAAGGATTTTATTCGTGCCTTGGGCATTCGTATGGATGCTCCTATGCGTGAAGCTCTTTATAACCGTCATGTCGCTTTCTCTTGTGCCAATGGAGGCGTCTGGAGTGAACCGGTACAACCGCTGGCAGGACGGCGTAAACTGACACTCGGCAAAGAGGATACACTTTCTCTGCAACAGCAACAGATGGATGGCAAACGCATCCCGCCTTACGAGGCTTTTGACGGGAAGAATCGTGATCTTCTTGATAACTGGGCTTCATGGAACGATTATCGCTTGTCTCAACTCTCTGCTGATGCTTTCTCCATTCGCAAACGTGCCAATGACAATAATCCTTGGATAGGAACTTTCTCCGGCACCCGTAGCGGAGGCTATGCTTTTGTCGGTGATATTACGGGAGGTTTGGGACTCTGCCTGCATGATTTTTGGCAGTCATATCCTTCATCCCTCGAAATATCGGGTGCCAAAACTTCATCTGCAACGATCACAGCATGGTTATGGAGCCCCGAAGGAGAACCGATGGACTTACGTCACTACGATAATGTCGCTCATGATCTGAATGCCAGCTACGAAGATGTTCAGGAGGGAATGAGTACTCCTTATGGCATTGCCCGCACCACTACACTCACACTTATTCCACAGAAAGGTTATGCAGGAAAAAAGGCTTTTGCCGATGTTGCTGAATCACTCTCAGAACCGGGAATATTGCTGCCCACACCAGACTATCTTCATGCACAGCAGGCTTTCGGCGTATGGAGCCTTCCGGACCGGAGTACTTCTTTTCGTGCGCGGGTAGAAGATCGCCTGGATGCATATATTGATTTTTATCGTAAAGCCATAGAGCAGAATAAATGGTATGGCTTTTGGAATTATGGAGATGTGATGCATGCTTATGACCCGGTCCGTCATACTTGGCGTTATGATATAGGTGGATTTGCCTGGGACAATACGGAACTGGCTTCTAATATGTGGTTGTGGTACAACTTCCTGCGTACAGGTCGTGAAGATATCTGGCGTATGGCAGAAGCTATGACCCGTCATACAGCCGAAGTGGACGTTTACCATATCGGACCGAACGCGGGATTAGGCAGCCGACATAATGTCAGCCATTGGGGATGCGGTGCTAAAGAAGCCCGGATCAGTCAGGCTGCATGGAACCGTTTCTATTATTATCTCACTACCGATGAACGTTGCGGTGACTTGATGACTGAAGTAAAGGATGCCGATCAGAAACTATATGAATTAGACCCTATGCGGCTGGCACAGCCTCGCAGTGAATATCCCTGTACGGCGCCTGCCCGACTGCGTATCGGTCCGGACTGGCTGGCGTATGCCGGAAACTGGATGACGGAGTGGGAGCGTACAGGCAACACTGTTTACCGGGATAAGATCGTAGCCGGAATGAAAAGTATAGCAGCCCTGCCCAACCGTATCTTTACGGGACCCAAAGCGCTGGGTTTCGATCCGGCAACGGGAATCATCACCAGTGAATGTGATCCCAAGCTGGAATCTTCGAATCATTTAATGACTATTATGGGTGGTTTTGAGGTAATGAACGAAATGATACGTATGATTGACCTTCCCGAATGGAAAGACGCGTGGCTGGACCATGCGGCACGTTATAAGCAAAAGGCGTGGGAATTGAATCATAGCCGTTTCCGAATTTCCCGTCTGATGGCATACGCTGCTTACCACAAGCGGGATGCACTAATGGCAAAAGAAGCATGGGAGGATTTATTCACCCGACTGGAACATACACCTGCGCCTCCTTTCCGGATCACTAAACTGTTTCCACCCGAAGTTCCGGCCCCTTTGGATGAATGCGTCAGCATCAGTACAAATGATGCGGCACTTTGGAGCCTTGATGCTATCTATATGCAGGAGGTCATTCCGATGGATGAATAA
- a CDS encoding rhamnogalacturonan lyase, producing MKDITKITYLLLGLMLSVPLAAQKTYYMDPEGSDSNPGTSDKPFATLVKVQEVVVAGDVVYINPGTYVVPANQVPMTTTNSGLYHCVFHMNKSGEAGKPISYLANPNKQGRPIFDLSQVKPKDQRITVFYVTGSNLYLKGFDVIGTQVTITGHTQSECFRIVKGANNNKFEDLRTHDGMAIGFYLLGGSNNHILNCDAYNNYDSVSEGGKGGNVDGFGGHINSSSVGEGKGTGNVFEGCRAWYNSDDGFDLINCFEAVKIINCWSFLNGYKPGTKEVAGDGTGFKAGGYGMAADKLPAIPSVIPQHEVRNSLAYYNRLRGFYANHHLGGIIFESNTAVNSGENYNMTNRESPLALPPTDVNGYDHMVKNNLSLVTRSGSKHIVMVNRAKSEVSNNSFDGSEEVIETDFISLEEAELMRDRKPNGDLPDVNFGKLTTDAELRFWGMGCFATGEPTDLDFGWLKKPTIVVVGSKASVVGPEAASFTKMYVIVDGEETTEFDKNSIDLSDFSGVLEVKAVIEDANGNITKSIALKFKR from the coding sequence ATGAAAGATATAACAAAAATAACGTACTTACTTTTGGGACTGATGTTATCAGTCCCTCTAGCCGCACAAAAGACATATTATATGGATCCTGAGGGAAGTGATTCTAATCCGGGAACTTCAGATAAACCTTTTGCCACTTTAGTAAAAGTGCAGGAAGTGGTAGTTGCGGGAGATGTAGTTTATATCAATCCGGGAACATATGTGGTTCCCGCCAATCAAGTGCCGATGACAACTACCAATAGCGGACTTTATCATTGTGTATTTCATATGAATAAAAGTGGTGAAGCAGGTAAACCTATTTCTTATTTGGCTAATCCGAATAAACAGGGGAGGCCCATTTTTGATCTTTCGCAGGTAAAACCGAAAGATCAGCGTATTACGGTGTTTTATGTTACAGGTTCCAATCTTTATCTAAAGGGATTTGATGTCATCGGTACGCAAGTGACTATTACCGGTCATACGCAATCAGAGTGTTTCCGTATTGTAAAAGGAGCCAATAATAACAAATTTGAAGATTTGAGAACGCATGATGGTATGGCAATTGGTTTCTATTTGCTTGGAGGAAGCAATAATCACATCTTGAACTGTGATGCTTACAACAATTATGATTCGGTTTCCGAAGGTGGTAAGGGGGGCAATGTTGATGGTTTTGGCGGTCACATTAACTCATCTTCAGTTGGCGAAGGCAAAGGCACGGGAAATGTGTTTGAAGGATGTCGCGCATGGTACAATAGTGATGATGGTTTCGATTTGATCAATTGCTTCGAGGCTGTGAAGATAATTAATTGTTGGTCTTTCTTGAATGGGTATAAACCCGGAACCAAAGAAGTTGCTGGTGACGGTACCGGTTTTAAAGCCGGAGGCTATGGAATGGCTGCCGACAAACTGCCTGCCATACCCAGTGTGATCCCTCAACATGAGGTACGGAATAGTTTGGCTTATTACAATAGATTGAGAGGATTTTATGCCAATCATCATTTAGGTGGAATTATATTTGAGAGCAATACGGCTGTCAATAGCGGAGAAAACTATAATATGACAAACCGTGAGTCACCTCTGGCGCTTCCTCCGACTGATGTCAACGGATATGATCATATGGTTAAGAACAACTTATCATTGGTTACAAGATCGGGTAGTAAGCATATTGTAATGGTGAACAGGGCGAAGAGCGAAGTATCCAACAATTCGTTTGATGGTAGCGAGGAAGTGATAGAAACCGATTTTATTAGTTTGGAAGAAGCGGAATTGATGAGAGACCGCAAGCCTAACGGAGATTTGCCTGATGTTAATTTCGGAAAGCTGACTACTGATGCGGAATTACGTTTTTGGGGAATGGGATGTTTTGCTACAGGTGAACCTACTGATCTTGATTTTGGTTGGTTGAAGAAGCCGACAATTGTTGTAGTTGGAAGTAAAGCCAGTGTAGTGGGACCCGAAGCTGCATCGTTCACGAAGATGTATGTGATTGTAGATGGCGAAGAAACGACGGAGTTTGATAAGAACTCAATAGACTTGTCTGATTTTAGCGGCGTGCTTGAAGTGAAGGCAGTCATTGAAGATGCAAACGGAAACATTACAAAATCTATTGCGCTTAAATTTAAAAGATAA